The following proteins are encoded in a genomic region of Gemmatimonadota bacterium:
- a CDS encoding cysteine desulfurase: MRDNLVPPPSAPTALDVATIRADFPILSMEVRGKPLVYLDNAATSQKPRAVIDALTQYYERENGNIHRGVHYLSEKATELYDLTREAARRFFNARHAHEMIFTRGATEGINLVASSFGQAFIKAGDEIIVSTMEHHSNIVPWQLLCERTGAVLKVIPVTDAGELDMDGYRALLTERTKLVSIVHISNALGTINPVADIVRLAHEAGAAVLIDGAQSAPHARVDLQAIDCDFFVCSGHKMLGPTGASILYGKEAWLDRMPPWMGGGDMIEHVSFERTTWARLPSKFEAGTPSIGDVVAYRHAFEYLERVGLENIAAHEHDLLAYAVEQVRDIPGLRLVGTAQEKAGVLSFVMDCAHPHDIGTILDGFGVAIRAGHHCAQPLMRRYGLPSTARASFYLYNTREEVDTLVQAIHHVRHVFA, from the coding sequence ATGCGCGATAACCTGGTTCCTCCCCCCTCGGCGCCAACGGCGCTCGATGTCGCGACGATCCGCGCCGACTTCCCGATCCTCTCGATGGAAGTGCGCGGCAAGCCGCTCGTCTATCTCGACAACGCGGCCACCTCGCAAAAGCCGCGCGCCGTCATCGACGCGCTCACGCAGTACTACGAACGCGAGAACGGGAACATCCATCGCGGGGTGCACTACCTCAGCGAGAAGGCGACCGAACTGTACGACCTCACGCGCGAGGCGGCGCGGCGGTTCTTCAATGCCCGGCACGCCCACGAGATGATCTTCACCCGCGGCGCCACCGAGGGGATCAACCTCGTGGCGTCATCGTTCGGGCAGGCCTTCATCAAGGCCGGGGACGAGATCATCGTCTCTACCATGGAGCACCACTCCAACATCGTCCCGTGGCAGCTGCTGTGCGAACGCACGGGGGCGGTGCTCAAGGTCATCCCGGTGACCGATGCCGGGGAGCTGGACATGGACGGCTATCGCGCGCTGCTCACCGAGCGCACGAAGCTGGTCAGCATCGTGCACATCTCCAACGCGTTAGGCACCATCAACCCGGTCGCCGACATCGTGCGGCTGGCGCATGAGGCCGGGGCCGCGGTGCTGATCGACGGGGCGCAGTCGGCTCCACACGCGCGGGTCGACCTGCAGGCCATCGACTGCGACTTCTTCGTCTGCTCCGGCCACAAGATGCTCGGCCCCACCGGGGCGTCGATCCTGTACGGCAAGGAAGCGTGGCTCGATCGCATGCCCCCGTGGATGGGGGGCGGTGACATGATCGAGCACGTCTCCTTCGAGCGGACGACGTGGGCGCGGCTCCCGTCCAAGTTCGAGGCCGGCACGCCGTCGATCGGCGACGTGGTCGCCTATCGGCACGCGTTCGAGTACCTGGAGCGGGTGGGGTTGGAGAACATCGCGGCGCACGAGCACGACCTGCTGGCCTACGCCGTCGAGCAGGTGCGCGACATTCCCGGGCTTCGGCTGGTGGGGACCGCGCAGGAGAAGGCGGGCGTGCTCAGCTTCGTCATGGATTGCGCCCATCCCCACGACATCGGGACGATTCTCGACGGCTTCGGGGTCGCCATTCGGGCCGGACACCATTGCGCACAGCCGCTGATGCGGCGATATGGTCTACCGTCCACGGCACGCGCGTCGTTCTACCTCTACAACACCCGCGAGGAGGTCGATACGCTCGTGCAAGCCATCCACCACGTGCGGCACGTCTTCGCCTGA
- the sufC gene encoding Fe-S cluster assembly ATPase SufC: MLVIKNLHANVGDKEILKGISLTVNAGEVHAIMGPNGSGKSTLAQVLAGHPGYEVTGGTVEYDGEDLLAMDPEVRAHHGVFLAFQYPIEIPGVSNAYFLRTAYNEVRKANGKEEVDPMDFLDVMTEKLKLVEMDEAMLQRSVNSGFSGGEKKRNEILQMAVLEPKLAILDETDSGLDIDALRIVANGVNKLKRPDSATIVVTHYQRLLEYIVPDFVHVLAGGRIVKSGGKELALELEAKGYDWLLDEPAAVGG; encoded by the coding sequence ATGCTCGTCATCAAGAATCTCCACGCCAACGTCGGCGACAAGGAAATCCTGAAGGGAATCAGCCTCACCGTGAACGCCGGCGAAGTGCACGCCATCATGGGGCCTAACGGTTCCGGGAAGTCGACGCTCGCCCAGGTCCTCGCGGGCCACCCGGGCTATGAGGTCACCGGTGGCACCGTCGAGTACGATGGCGAAGATCTCCTCGCCATGGACCCCGAGGTGCGCGCCCATCATGGCGTCTTCCTCGCCTTCCAGTACCCGATCGAGATCCCCGGCGTCTCCAACGCCTACTTCCTGCGCACCGCATACAACGAAGTGCGCAAGGCGAACGGGAAGGAAGAAGTCGATCCCATGGACTTCCTCGACGTCATGACCGAGAAGCTCAAGCTCGTCGAGATGGACGAGGCGATGCTCCAGCGCTCGGTCAACTCCGGCTTCTCCGGCGGCGAAAAGAAGCGCAACGAGATCCTGCAGATGGCGGTGCTCGAGCCCAAGCTCGCGATCCTCGACGAGACCGACTCCGGGCTCGACATCGACGCGCTGCGCATCGTCGCCAACGGCGTCAACAAGCTCAAGCGCCCCGACTCGGCCACCATCGTCGTCACGCACTACCAGCGCCTGCTCGAGTACATCGTCCCGGACTTCGTCCACGTGCTGGCCGGCGGTCGCATCGTGAAGTCGGGCGGGAAGGAACTCGCGCTCGAGCTCGAGGCCAAGGGCTATGACTGGCTGCTCGACGAGCCGGCGGCGGTGGGAGGCTGA
- the sufD gene encoding Fe-S cluster assembly protein SufD, translated as MSTATYRDQFNTLTPEGPAWLAPLRARAMERLEANGFPTTRNEDWHFTNPAPITEGAFEPMRPASGTVTQADLVPFLVGHAEWPTVVFVNGRYAPTLSRVDALPAGVRVLSLASALHEEPTLLEQHLGKLASVDEQAFAFTALNTAMMRDGAVLHVAKDTTVETPIHLLFVSDAVANGGVSHPRNLVVMERHSRATIIEQYVSLGDARYLTNAVTECVLADGATLHHYKLQREGQQAFHVGHIEARQGRDSHYVSFAFSIGAALSRNNIYTMLAGEGCGATLNGLYMLDGDQVCDNQTRIEHAEPNCYSREMYKGILDGTSHGVFNGKVYVRPVAQKTDGKQTNKTLLLSDKARIDTKPQLEIFADDVKCTHGATVGKLDQIATFYMKSRGVNADTTRRLLTYAFAAEVLETIELEPLKEDLEKLTLQRYL; from the coding sequence GTGAGCACGGCAACGTATCGCGATCAGTTCAACACGCTCACCCCTGAAGGGCCGGCGTGGCTCGCCCCGCTTCGTGCGCGGGCGATGGAGCGTCTCGAGGCCAACGGCTTCCCGACGACCCGGAACGAGGACTGGCACTTCACCAACCCGGCGCCGATCACCGAGGGGGCGTTCGAGCCCATGCGGCCGGCGTCAGGCACGGTGACGCAGGCCGACCTCGTCCCCTTTCTCGTGGGACACGCCGAGTGGCCCACGGTGGTCTTCGTCAACGGACGCTACGCGCCGACGCTCTCGCGCGTCGACGCCCTCCCCGCCGGCGTGCGCGTACTCTCGCTCGCCTCGGCGCTGCATGAGGAGCCGACGCTGCTCGAGCAGCACCTGGGGAAGCTGGCCTCCGTGGACGAGCAGGCCTTCGCCTTCACCGCGCTCAACACGGCGATGATGCGCGACGGCGCGGTGTTGCACGTGGCGAAGGACACCACGGTCGAGACGCCGATCCACCTCCTCTTCGTCTCCGATGCTGTCGCCAATGGGGGCGTGTCGCATCCACGAAACCTCGTGGTCATGGAGCGCCACTCGCGCGCCACGATCATCGAGCAGTACGTCTCGCTGGGCGACGCGCGCTACCTGACCAACGCTGTCACCGAGTGCGTGCTCGCCGACGGCGCCACGCTGCACCACTACAAGCTCCAGCGCGAAGGGCAGCAGGCCTTCCACGTGGGGCACATCGAGGCACGACAGGGGCGCGACTCGCACTATGTGTCGTTCGCCTTCTCCATCGGCGCGGCGCTGTCGCGCAACAACATCTACACGATGCTGGCCGGCGAAGGGTGCGGCGCCACGCTCAACGGGCTGTACATGCTCGACGGCGACCAGGTGTGCGACAACCAGACGCGCATCGAGCACGCGGAGCCCAACTGCTACTCGCGCGAGATGTACAAGGGGATCCTCGACGGGACCTCGCACGGCGTCTTCAACGGCAAGGTGTACGTGCGCCCCGTTGCCCAGAAGACCGACGGCAAGCAGACGAACAAGACGTTGCTCCTGTCGGACAAGGCGCGCATCGACACCAAGCCGCAGCTCGAGATCTTTGCCGACGACGTGAAGTGCACGCACGGCGCAACCGTGGGCAAGCTCGACCAGATCGCGACGTTCTACATGAAGTCGCGCGGCGTGAATGCCGACACCACGCGGCGACTGCTGACCTACGCCTTCGCCGCCGAAGTGCTGGAGACGATCGAGTTGGAGCCGTTGAAGGAAGATCTCGAGAAGTTGACCCTCCAGCGCTACCTCTGA